In Escherichia ruysiae, a genomic segment contains:
- the phoH gene encoding phosphate starvation-inducible protein PhoH has translation MGRQKAVIKARREAKRVLRRDSRSHKQREEESVTSLVQMSGVEAIGMARDSRDTSPILARNEAQLHYLKAIESKQLIFATGEAGCGKTWISAAKAAEALIHKDVDRIIVTRPVLQADEDLGFLPGDIAEKFAPYFRPVYDVLVRRLGASFMQYCLRPEIGKVEIAPFAYMRGRTFENAVVILDEAQNVTAAQMKMFLTRLGENVTVIVNGDITQCDLPRGVRSGLSDALERFEEDEMVGIVRFGKEDCVRSALCQRTLHAYS, from the coding sequence ATGGGAAGACAAAAAGCAGTGATCAAAGCTCGTCGCGAGGCAAAACGTGTGCTGAGACGGGATTCGCGCAGCCATAAACAGCGTGAAGAAGAATCGGTCACCTCGCTTGTGCAGATGAGCGGCGTAGAAGCCATTGGCATGGCTCGCGACAGTCGCGATACCTCGCCAATCCTCGCGCGAAATGAAGCGCAATTGCACTATCTGAAGGCTATTGAGAGTAAGCAACTGATATTCGCCACGGGCGAAGCCGGGTGTGGTAAAACCTGGATCAGTGCGGCAAAAGCGGCAGAAGCCCTGATACATAAGGATGTCGACAGGATTATCGTCACCCGTCCTGTTCTGCAAGCCGATGAAGATCTTGGCTTCTTACCTGGAGATATTGCAGAAAAGTTTGCTCCTTATTTTCGTCCGGTCTACGACGTGCTGGTTCGGCGGTTGGGCGCTTCCTTTATGCAATACTGCCTGCGGCCGGAGATAGGGAAGGTCGAAATCGCGCCGTTCGCCTATATGCGTGGACGTACATTTGAAAATGCGGTCGTCATTCTTGATGAGGCGCAGAATGTGACTGCCGCACAAATGAAAATGTTTTTAACCCGTCTGGGGGAGAACGTGACGGTTATTGTTAACGGAGATATTACACAGTGCGATTTACCTCGCGGTGTGCGCTCCGGCTTAAGTGACGCGCTGGAACGTTTCGAAGAAGATGAAATGGTCGGGATTGTCCGATTCGGTAAAGAGGATTGCGTGCGTTCGGCACTTTGCCAACGTACGCTACATGCCTATAGTTGA
- the efeU gene encoding iron uptake transporter permease EfeU: MFVPFLIMLREGLEAALIVSLIASYLKRTQRGRWIGVMWVGVLLAAALCLGLGIFINETTGEFPQKEQELFEGIVAVIAVVILTWMVFWMRKVSRNVKVQLEQAVDSALQRGNHHGWALVMMVFFAVAREGLESVFFLLAAFQQDVGIWPPLGAMLGLATAVVLGFLLYWGGIRLNLGAFFKWTSLFILFVAAGLAAGAIRAFHEAGLWNHFQEIAFDMSAVLSTHSLFGTLMEGIFGYQEAPSVSEVAVWFIYLIPALVAFALPPRAGTTASRSA; the protein is encoded by the coding sequence ATGTTTGTTCCGTTTCTCATTATGTTGCGCGAAGGACTTGAAGCCGCGCTGATTGTCAGTTTGATTGCCAGCTATCTTAAGCGTACCCAGCGAGGCCGATGGATTGGTGTGATGTGGGTTGGCGTGTTGCTTGCCGCTGCGTTGTGCCTGGGGCTGGGTATCTTCATTAACGAAACTACCGGCGAATTTCCGCAAAAAGAACAGGAACTGTTCGAAGGTATCGTGGCGGTGATCGCCGTGGTGATCCTCACCTGGATGGTTTTCTGGATGCGCAAAGTGTCGCGCAACGTCAAAGTGCAACTGGAGCAGGCGGTCGATAGCGCATTGCAGCGCGGGAATCATCACGGCTGGGCGCTGGTGATGATGGTCTTTTTTGCCGTTGCAAGGGAAGGGCTGGAGTCGGTCTTTTTCCTGCTGGCGGCATTTCAACAAGATGTCGGGATCTGGCCGCCGCTCGGCGCAATGCTTGGCCTCGCCACTGCCGTGGTGCTTGGTTTCCTGCTCTACTGGGGCGGTATTCGCCTCAATCTTGGCGCATTTTTCAAATGGACCAGCCTGTTTATTCTCTTCGTCGCCGCAGGGCTGGCAGCTGGTGCTATTCGCGCATTTCATGAAGCCGGATTGTGGAACCACTTTCAGGAAATCGCCTTCGATATGAGCGCGGTGCTGTCAACTCACTCGCTGTTTGGCACGCTGATGGAAGGGATTTTTGGTTATCAGGAAGCGCCGAGCGTCAGCGAAGTCGCCGTCTGGTTTATTTATCTCATCCCGGCGCTGGTGGCGTTTGCTCTGCCGCCACGTGCAGGAACGACAGCGTCTCGCTCCGCGTAA
- the csgF gene encoding curli production assembly/transport protein CsgF has translation MRVKHAVVLLMLISPLSWAGNMTFQFRNPNFGGNPNNGAFLLNSAQAQNSYKDPSYDDDFGIETPSALDNFTQAIQSQILGGLLSNINTGQPGRMVTNEYIVDIANRDGQLQLNVTDRKTGQTSTIQVSGLQNNSTDF, from the coding sequence ATGCGTGTCAAACATGCAGTAGTTCTACTCATGCTTATTTCACCATTAAGTTGGGCAGGAAATATGACTTTCCAGTTCCGCAATCCAAACTTTGGTGGTAACCCGAATAACGGCGCTTTTTTATTAAATAGTGCCCAGGCGCAGAACTCGTATAAAGATCCGAGCTATGACGATGACTTTGGTATTGAAACGCCATCGGCGTTAGATAACTTTACTCAGGCCATTCAGTCCCAAATTTTAGGTGGACTGTTGTCGAATATTAACACGGGTCAGCCAGGGAGAATGGTAACCAATGAATATATTGTTGATATTGCCAACCGCGATGGTCAATTGCAGTTGAATGTGACGGATCGCAAGACAGGACAAACCTCGACCATCCAGGTTTCGGGTTTACAAAATAACTCAACCGATTTTTAA
- the efeO gene encoding iron uptake system protein EfeO translates to MTINFRRSALQLSVAALFSSAFMANAADIPQVKVTVTDKQCEPMTITVNAGKTQFIIQNHSQKALEWEILKGVMVVEERENIAPGFSQKMTANLQPGEYDMTCGLLTNPKGKLIVKGEATADAAQSDALLSLGGAITAYKAYVMAETTQLVTDTKAFTDAIKAGDIEKAKALYAPTRQHYERIEPIAELFSDLDGSIDAREDDYEQKAADPKFTGFHRLEKALFGDNTTKGMDQYADQLYTDVVDLHKRISELAFPPSKVVGGAAGLIEEVAASKISGEEDRYSHTDLWDFQANVEGSQKIVDLLRPQLQKANPELLAKVDANFKKVDTILAKYRTKDGFETYDKLTDADRNALKGPITALAEDLAQLRGVLGLD, encoded by the coding sequence ATGACCATTAACTTCCGTCGTAGCGCACTGCAATTAAGCGTGGCTGCGCTGTTCTCTTCTGCTTTTATGGCTAACGCCGCCGATATTCCGCAAGTCAAAGTGACCGTGACGGATAAGCAGTGCGAACCAATGACTATTACGGTTAACGCCGGGAAAACTCAGTTTATCATTCAGAACCACAGTCAGAAGGCGCTGGAGTGGGAGATCCTCAAAGGCGTGATGGTGGTGGAAGAGCGGGAAAATATCGCCCCTGGTTTTAGCCAGAAAATGACGGCGAATTTACAGCCTGGTGAATACGATATGACCTGCGGTCTGCTGACTAACCCGAAAGGGAAGTTGATCGTCAAAGGCGAGGCGACAGCGGATGCGGCGCAAAGTGATGCACTGTTAAGCCTCGGCGGTGCAATTACCGCATATAAGGCGTATGTCATGGCGGAAACCACGCAGCTGGTGACCGACACTAAAGCCTTTACCGACGCCATTAAAGCGGGCGATATCGAAAAAGCGAAAGCACTGTATGCACCGACGCGCCAGCACTATGAGCGCATTGAACCGATCGCTGAACTGTTCTCCGATCTGGATGGCAGCATTGACGCCCGTGAGGATGATTACGAGCAAAAAGCCGCCGACCCAAAATTCACCGGTTTCCACCGTCTGGAAAAAGCCTTGTTTGGCGACAACACCACCAAAGGAATGGATCAGTACGCTGACCAGCTTTATACCGATGTGGTCGATTTGCATAAACGCATCAGTGAACTGGCTTTCCCACCTTCAAAAGTGGTCGGCGGCGCAGCGGGACTGATTGAGGAAGTGGCAGCCAGCAAAATTAGCGGTGAAGAAGATCGCTACAGCCACACCGATCTGTGGGATTTCCAGGCTAACGTTGAAGGCTCGCAGAAAATTGTCGATCTGCTGCGTCCACAACTGCAAAAAGCTAACCCGGAATTGCTGGCAAAAGTCGATGCCAACTTCAAAAAGGTCGATACCATTCTGGCGAAATACCGTACCAAAGACGGTTTTGAAACCTACGACAAATTGACCGATGCCGACCGTAACGCGCTAAAAGGCCCGATTACCGCGCTGGCGGAAGATCTGGCGCAACTTCGTGGTGTGCTGGGGCTGGACTAA
- the putP gene encoding sodium/proline symporter PutP — translation MAISTPMLVTFCVYIFGMILIGFIAWRSTKNFDDYILGGRSLGPFVTALSAGASDMSGWLLMGLPGAVFLSGISESWIAIGLTLGAWINWKLVAGRLRVHTEYNNNALTLPDYFTGRFEDKSRILRIISALVILLFFTIYCASGIVAGARLFESTFGMSYETALWAGAAATILYTFIGGFLAVSWTDTVQASLMIFALILTPVIVIISVGGFGDSLEVIKQKSIENVDMLKGLNFVAIISLMGWGLGYFGQPHILARFMAADSHHSIVHARRISMTWMILCLAGAVAVGFFGIAYFNDHPAVAGAVNQNAERVFIELAQILFNPWIAGILLSAILAAVMSTLSCQLLVCSSAITEDLYKAFLRKHASQKELVWVGRVMVLVVALVAIALAANPENRVLGLVSYAWAGFGAAFGPVVLFSVMWSRMTRNGALAGMIIGALTVIVWKQFGWLGLYEIIPGFIFGSIGIVVFSLLGKAPSAAMQKRFAEADAHYHSAPPSRLQEG, via the coding sequence ATGGCTATTAGCACACCGATGTTGGTGACATTTTGTGTCTATATCTTTGGCATGATATTGATTGGGTTTATCGCCTGGCGATCGACTAAAAACTTTGACGACTATATTCTGGGCGGTCGCAGCCTTGGGCCGTTTGTAACGGCATTATCGGCGGGGGCGTCGGATATGAGCGGCTGGCTGTTAATGGGGTTGCCGGGCGCAGTCTTTCTTTCCGGGATTTCCGAAAGCTGGATCGCTATTGGTCTGACATTAGGCGCGTGGATTAACTGGAAACTGGTGGCCGGGCGGTTGCGTGTGCATACCGAATACAACAATAACGCCTTAACCTTGCCGGATTATTTCACCGGGCGCTTTGAAGATAAAAGCCGTATTTTGCGCATTATCTCCGCGCTGGTTATTTTGCTGTTCTTCACCATTTATTGCGCTTCGGGCATTGTGGCAGGCGCGCGTCTGTTTGAAAGCACCTTTGGCATGAGCTACGAAACGGCTCTGTGGGCAGGTGCAGCGGCGACCATCCTTTATACCTTTATTGGTGGGTTCCTCGCGGTGAGCTGGACCGATACCGTACAGGCCAGTCTGATGATTTTTGCCCTGATCCTGACGCCGGTTATCGTCATTATCAGCGTCGGTGGTTTTGGTGACTCGCTGGAAGTGATCAAACAAAAGAGCATTGAAAACGTGGATATGCTCAAAGGGCTGAACTTTGTCGCCATTATCTCGCTGATGGGCTGGGGGCTGGGTTACTTCGGGCAGCCGCATATTCTGGCACGTTTTATGGCGGCGGATTCTCACCATAGCATCGTCCATGCGCGTCGTATCAGTATGACCTGGATGATCCTCTGCCTCGCTGGGGCGGTGGCTGTCGGCTTCTTTGGGATTGCTTACTTTAATGATCATCCGGCGGTAGCAGGTGCGGTAAATCAGAATGCCGAGCGCGTGTTTATCGAACTGGCGCAAATTCTGTTTAACCCGTGGATAGCCGGGATCCTGCTGTCGGCGATTCTGGCTGCGGTGATGTCAACGTTAAGCTGCCAGCTGCTGGTATGTTCCAGTGCGATTACCGAAGATCTGTACAAAGCATTTCTGCGTAAACATGCCAGCCAGAAAGAGCTGGTGTGGGTAGGGCGTGTTATGGTGCTGGTGGTGGCGCTGGTGGCCATTGCGTTGGCAGCGAACCCGGAAAACCGCGTGCTGGGGCTGGTGAGCTACGCGTGGGCAGGCTTTGGCGCGGCGTTTGGTCCGGTGGTGCTGTTCTCGGTGATGTGGTCACGCATGACGCGCAACGGCGCGCTGGCGGGAATGATCATCGGTGCGCTCACGGTTATCGTCTGGAAACAGTTCGGCTGGCTGGGCCTGTACGAAATTATTCCGGGCTTTATCTTCGGCAGTATCGGGATTGTGGTGTTCAGTTTGCTGGGTAAAGCGCCGTCAGCGGCGATGCAAAAACGTTTTGCTGAAGCAGATGCGCATTATCATTCGGCGCCGCCGTCACGGTTGCAGGAAGGTTAA
- the csgG gene encoding curli production assembly/transport protein CsgG yields the protein MQRLFVLVAVMLLSGCLTAPPKEAARPTLMPRAQSYKDLTHLPAPTGKIFVSVYNIQDETGQFKPYPASNFSTAVPQSATAMLVTALKDSRWFIPLERQGLQNLLNERKIIRAAQENGTVAVNNRIPLQSLTAANIMVEGSIIGYESNVKSGGVGARYFGIGADTQYQLDQIAVNLRVVNVSTGEILSSVNTSKTILSYEVQAGVFRFIDYQRLLEGEVGYTSNEPVMLCLMSAIETGVIFLINDGIDRGLWDLQNKSERQNDILVKYRHLSVPPES from the coding sequence ATGCAGCGCTTATTTGTTTTGGTTGCCGTCATGTTGCTGAGCGGATGCTTAACCGCCCCACCTAAAGAAGCCGCCAGACCGACATTAATGCCTCGTGCCCAGAGCTACAAAGATTTGACCCACCTGCCAGCGCCAACGGGTAAGATCTTTGTTTCGGTATACAACATTCAGGACGAAACCGGGCAATTTAAACCCTACCCGGCGAGTAACTTCTCCACTGCTGTTCCGCAAAGCGCCACTGCGATGCTGGTCACGGCATTGAAAGATTCTCGCTGGTTTATACCACTGGAACGTCAGGGCTTACAAAACCTGCTCAACGAACGCAAAATTATTCGTGCGGCACAGGAAAACGGCACTGTCGCGGTAAACAACCGAATCCCGCTTCAATCGTTGACCGCAGCCAATATCATGGTTGAAGGCTCTATTATTGGTTATGAAAGCAACGTCAAATCGGGCGGTGTTGGGGCGAGATATTTTGGTATTGGTGCAGATACGCAATACCAACTTGATCAGATTGCCGTGAACCTGCGCGTCGTCAATGTAAGTACCGGTGAGATCCTCTCTTCGGTGAACACCAGTAAGACGATCCTTTCCTATGAAGTCCAGGCGGGTGTCTTCCGCTTTATTGACTACCAGCGGTTACTGGAAGGGGAAGTGGGTTATACCTCTAACGAACCGGTTATGCTCTGTCTAATGTCCGCCATCGAAACAGGCGTTATCTTCCTGATTAACGACGGCATCGACCGTGGCTTGTGGGATTTGCAGAATAAATCAGAGCGGCAGAATGACATTCTGGTGAAATACCGTCACTTATCAGTACCACCGGAATCCTGA
- the ycdY gene encoding molecular chaperone YcdY, translated as MNEFSILCRVLGSLYYRQPQDPLLVPLFTLIREGKLAANWPLEQDELLARLQKSCDMAQVSADYNALFVGDECAVSPYRSTWVEGATETEVRTFLSERGMPLADTPADHIGTLLLAASWLEDQSTEDESEALETLFSEYLLPWCGAFLGKVEAHATTPFWRTMAPLTRDAISAMWDELEEESEE; from the coding sequence ATGAACGAGTTTTCTATCCTGTGTCGTGTGCTGGGTTCGCTCTATTACCGTCAACCGCAGGATCCTTTACTGGTTCCGCTGTTTACCTTAATTCGTGAAGGGAAACTGGCGGCGAACTGGCCGCTGGAACAGGATGAATTGCTGGCGCGTTTGCAGAAAAGCTGTGATATGGCGCAAGTTTCTGCCGATTACAATGCATTATTCGTCGGTGATGAATGCGCAGTTTCACCTTATCGCAGCACCTGGGTTGAGGGCGCCACAGAAACAGAAGTCCGTACTTTCCTTTCCGAACGCGGTATGCCGTTAGCGGATACGCCAGCCGATCACATTGGTACTTTGCTGCTGGCCGCTTCCTGGCTGGAAGATCAGTCAACAGAGGATGAAAGCGAAGCTCTGGAAACACTGTTTAGCGAGTATCTGTTGCCCTGGTGCGGCGCATTTCTCGGTAAAGTTGAGGCTCATGCGACTACACCGTTCTGGCGCACCATGGCACCGCTAACCCGCGATGCAATCAGCGCAATGTGGGATGAACTTGAGGAAGAATCAGAGGAATAA
- the ghrA gene encoding glyoxylate/hydroxypyruvate reductase GhrA → MDIIFYHPVFDTAWWIDALGKAIPQARVRAWKTGDNHPADYALVWHPPVEMLAGRDLKAVFALGAGVDSILSKLQTYPEMLKPSIPLFRLEDTGMGEQMQEYAVSQVLHWFRRFDDYRAQQNASLWQPLPEYQREDFTIGILGAGVLGSKVAQSLQTWRFPLRCWSRSHKSWPGVQSFAGTEELGKFLSQCRVLINLLPNTPETVGIINQQLLEKLPDGAYLLNLARGVHVVEDDLLAALDSGKVKAAMLDVFNREPLPPESPLWQHPRVTITPHVAAITRPVEAVEYIARAITQLEKGKTVSGQVDRVRGY, encoded by the coding sequence ATGGATATCATTTTTTATCATCCTGTGTTCGATACCGCCTGGTGGATTGATGCGCTGGGTAAAGCTATTCCTCAGGCCAGAGTCAGAGCATGGAAAACCGGTGATAATCATCCTGCGGATTATGCTTTGGTCTGGCATCCGCCTGTTGAAATGTTGGCAGGTCGTGACCTTAAGGCCGTGTTCGCATTGGGTGCCGGTGTTGATTCGATTTTGAGTAAATTACAGACGTACCCTGAAATGCTGAAACCGTCTATTCCGCTTTTTCGTCTGGAAGATACCGGTATGGGCGAGCAAATGCAGGAATATGCTGTCAGTCAGGTGCTCCATTGGTTCAGACGTTTTGACGATTATCGAGCGCAGCAAAATGCTTCGCTTTGGCAACCTCTGCCTGAGTATCAACGGGAAGATTTTACTATCGGCATCCTGGGGGCTGGCGTATTAGGCAGTAAAGTCGCACAGAGCTTGCAGACCTGGCGTTTTCCGCTGCGTTGCTGGAGCCGTAGCCATAAAAGCTGGCCCGGTGTACAAAGTTTTGCCGGAACTGAAGAGTTGGGCAAATTTTTGAGTCAATGTCGTGTATTAATTAATCTGTTACCAAATACGCCTGAAACCGTCGGCATTATTAATCAACAATTATTAGAAAAATTACCGGATGGCGCATATCTCCTCAACCTGGCGCGTGGCGTTCATGTGGTAGAAGATGACCTGCTTGCGGCGCTGGATAGCGGTAAAGTTAAAGCGGCGATGCTGGATGTTTTTAATCGTGAACCTTTACCGCCTGAAAGTCCGCTCTGGCAACATCCACGCGTGACAATAACACCACATGTTGCAGCCATTACCCGACCCGTTGAAGCGGTGGAGTACATTGCTCGCGCCATTACACAACTCGAAAAAGGGAAGACGGTCAGCGGACAAGTCGACCGTGTACGAGGCTACTAA
- a CDS encoding phosphatase: MYPVDLHMHTVASTHAYSTLSDYIAQAKQKGIKLFAITDHGPDMEDAPHHWHFINMRIWPRVVDGVGILRGIEANIKNIDGEIDCSGKMFDSLDLIIAGFHEPVFAPHDEATNTQAMIAAMASGHVHVVSHPGNPRYPIDFKAVAEAAAKYQVALEINNSSFLHSRKGSEDNCRAVAAAVRDAGGWVALGSDSHTAFTMGDFEECRKILDAVDFPEERILNVSPRRLLNFLESRGMAPIAEFADL, from the coding sequence ATGTATCCCGTCGACCTTCATATGCATACCGTTGCCAGTACACATGCATATAGCACATTAAGTGATTACATTGCCCAGGCCAAACAGAAAGGCATTAAACTTTTTGCGATCACCGATCATGGCCCTGATATGGAAGATGCACCGCATCACTGGCACTTCATTAATATGCGTATCTGGCCGCGAGTCGTCGATGGGGTGGGGATCCTGCGTGGCATCGAAGCCAATATCAAAAATATTGATGGTGAAATTGATTGCAGCGGCAAAATGTTTGACTCGCTGGATCTGATCATTGCTGGTTTTCATGAACCGGTTTTTGCGCCGCATGATGAAGCTACGAATACTCAGGCCATGATTGCCGCGATGGCGAGTGGGCATGTGCACGTGGTTAGCCATCCCGGAAATCCACGATATCCAATTGATTTTAAAGCTGTTGCTGAAGCTGCTGCTAAGTATCAGGTGGCGCTGGAAATCAATAACTCCTCATTCTTACATTCGCGTAAGGGCAGTGAAGATAACTGCCGTGCGGTTGCCGCTGCGGTGCGCGATGCCGGAGGTTGGGTCGCGTTAGGATCGGATTCTCATACCGCTTTTACCATGGGCGATTTTGAAGAATGCCGTAAGATCCTCGACGCAGTGGATTTTCCGGAAGAGAGAATATTGAATGTTTCGCCACGCCGTTTGCTGAATTTCCTTGAATCTCGCGGTATGGCGCCGATTGCGGAATTTGCTGATCTTTAA
- the csgE gene encoding curli production assembly/transport protein CsgE: MKRYLCWIVAVELLFAAGNVHAVEVEVPGLLTDHTVSSIGHDFYRAFSDKWESDYTGNLTINERPSARWGSWITITVNQDVIFQTFLFPLKRDFEKTVVFALIQTEEALNRRQINQALLSTGDLAHDEF, translated from the coding sequence ATGAAACGTTATTTATGCTGGATTGTAGCAGTAGAACTTCTCTTCGCTGCGGGAAATGTTCACGCCGTTGAAGTAGAAGTACCGGGATTGTTAACTGACCATACTGTTTCCTCTATTGGCCATGATTTTTACCGTGCCTTTAGTGATAAATGGGAAAGTGACTACACCGGTAACTTAACAATTAATGAAAGACCCAGTGCACGATGGGGAAGCTGGATCACAATAACGGTGAATCAGGACGTTATTTTCCAGACATTTTTATTCCCATTGAAAAGAGACTTCGAGAAAACTGTTGTCTTTGCACTGATTCAAACTGAAGAAGCACTAAATCGTCGCCAGATAAATCAGGCGTTATTGAGTACGGGCGATTTGGCGCATGATGAATTTTAA
- a CDS encoding DUF1097 domain-containing protein → MNILLSIAITTGILSGIWGWVAVSLGLLSWAGFLGCTAYFACPQGGLKGLAISAATLLSGVVWAMVIIYGSALAPHLEILGYVITGIVAFLMCIQAKQVLLSFVPGTFIGACATFAGQGNWKLVLPSLALGLVFGYAMKNSGLWLAARSAKSAHREQQVKNKA, encoded by the coding sequence ATGAACATACTTCTCTCTATTGCAATCACAACAGGCATTCTCTCCGGTATCTGGGGCTGGGTGGCTGTTTCCCTTGGCTTACTTAGCTGGGCAGGTTTCCTGGGCTGTACGGCCTACTTTGCCTGTCCGCAAGGTGGACTAAAAGGGCTGGCTATTTCCGCTGCAACACTGCTTAGCGGCGTGGTGTGGGCGATGGTTATTATTTACGGCAGTGCTCTGGCACCACATCTGGAAATTCTCGGTTATGTCATAACCGGTATTGTCGCTTTTCTGATGTGTATTCAGGCGAAACAGGTATTGTTGTCGTTTGTTCCGGGGACGTTTATTGGCGCATGTGCGACGTTTGCCGGGCAAGGGAACTGGAAGCTGGTGCTACCTTCGCTGGCGCTTGGGCTGGTGTTTGGTTACGCAATGAAAAACAGCGGTCTTTGGCTGGCGGCGCGCAGTGCTAAGTCCGCTCACCGTGAGCAACAAGTCAAAAATAAAGCGTGA
- the efeB gene encoding iron uptake transporter deferrochelatase/peroxidase subunit — MQYENENGVNEPSRRRLLKGIGALALAGSCPVAHARKAQSAPGTLSPDARNEKQPFYGEHQAGIVTPQQAAMMLVAFDVLASDKADLERLFRLLTQRFAFLTQGGAAPETPNPRLPPLDSGILGGYIAPDNLTITLSVGHSLFDERFGLAPQMPKKLQKMTRFPNDSLDAALCHGDVLLQICANTQDTVIHALRDIIKHTPDLLSVRWKREGFISDHAARSKGKETPINLLGFKDGTANPDSHNAKLMQKVVWVTADQQEPAWTIGGSYQAVRLIQFRVEFWDRTPLKEQQTIFGRDKQTGAPLGMQHEHDVPDYASDPEGKVIALDSHIRLANPRTPESESSLMLRRGYSYSLGVTNSGQLDMGLLFVCYQHDLEKGFLTVQKRLNGEALEEYVKPIGGGYFFALPGVKDTNDYLGSALLRV, encoded by the coding sequence ATGCAGTATGAAAATGAAAACGGCGTGAATGAACCCTCGCGCCGACGTTTACTGAAAGGGATTGGTGCGCTGGCACTGGCGGGAAGTTGCCCGGTGGCTCATGCACGAAAAGCGCAAAGTGCACCGGGTACGCTTTCGCCGGATGCGCGCAATGAGAAACAGCCTTTTTATGGCGAACATCAGGCGGGGATTGTGACGCCACAGCAGGCCGCAATGATGCTGGTGGCGTTTGATGTGCTTGCCAGTGATAAAGCCGATCTTGAGCGGTTGTTTCGCTTGTTGACTCAGCGTTTTGCTTTTCTGACTCAGGGCGGAGCGGCACCAGAAACGCCAAATCCGCGCCTGCCACCACTCGATTCCGGCATTCTTGGCGGCTACATTGCGCCCGATAATCTCACCATCACGTTATCGGTGGGTCACTCATTGTTTGATGAGCGGTTTGGCCTTGCGCCACAGATGCCGAAAAAGTTGCAGAAGATGACGCGTTTCCCCAACGACTCGCTGGATGCGGCGTTATGCCATGGTGATGTGTTGCTACAGATTTGCGCCAACACCCAGGATACGGTGATCCATGCGCTGCGCGATATCATTAAACACACGCCGGATTTGCTCAGCGTGCGCTGGAAGCGGGAAGGGTTTATTTCCGATCATGCGGCGCGAAGTAAAGGCAAAGAGACGCCAATTAATTTGCTGGGCTTCAAAGACGGCACTGCTAATCCCGACAGCCATAATGCGAAGTTGATGCAAAAAGTGGTGTGGGTCACGGCAGATCAGCAGGAACCTGCCTGGACCATCGGCGGCAGCTACCAGGCGGTGCGGTTGATTCAGTTTCGGGTGGAGTTTTGGGACAGAACGCCACTGAAAGAACAGCAGACGATTTTTGGTCGTGATAAGCAAACCGGTGCTCCGCTGGGAATGCAGCACGAGCATGATGTGCCCGATTACGCCAGCGATCCTGAAGGTAAGGTGATTGCGCTGGACAGCCATATCCGGCTGGCGAATCCGCGCACGCCAGAGAGTGAGTCCAGCCTGATGTTGCGCCGTGGCTACAGTTATTCACTGGGCGTCACCAACTCCGGGCAACTGGATATGGGGCTACTGTTCGTTTGCTACCAACACGATCTGGAAAAGGGCTTTCTGACAGTACAAAAAAGACTGAATGGCGAGGCGCTGGAGGAATACGTCAAACCTATCGGTGGCGGTTATTTCTTTGCATTGCCAGGGGTGAAGGACACGAACGATTATCTCGGAAGCGCATTATTGCGGGTTTAA